The genomic stretch AACCGAAACCGCAAGCGTGGAATCGTCTTGCGGCAACGCCGTCATTACATCCAGTTTACCAATGGATGCCAGTGAGCGGCCATCAATTGTAAACGCGTCGGTGATCAGAAATTTAATAAACCGTTTAGCGATCGGCTTGGGAAACACGATCGGCTGTTCATTGGCCAACCGAATCTCCAAGTTCCCCGCCAACACCGGCTTGCCCCATGATTTGCCATCATCGGAAACATAAATCGCGTACGCCTTCACCTGCCCATTGCCGTTGCCGCCCGACCAAGTGGCGTACGACAGCCCGTCGATCGATTTGCCTTTCGGATTCTCCAGCACCACAAAGTGCGGCGGCTTGGCGAGCGTCGGCTTGAAGCGCGTGTGCCAGAAGGTCCTATTGGAGCCATCCTGCATGCGCTCCTTTTCCATCCCCTTTTGAAAACTGCTCACAGTGATGCGCCCGCCAATGGCCTTCAGTTTGGTTTGCGAAACCGCCGCCGATACCGCCTCACGCGGCGGCGCTTGCAACGGCAAGCCCGCAAACACATCGCGATAAGTCTGTGGCGGCCACTGCTCATGCACCGGCCCGCGCGCTTTCAACTGCTTGATGTACGCGCCCACCTTGCCGTTCTGCTGACGAAAGTTATGTCTGGAATAACAGTGCACTGAGACATTTTCGTCCGGACGCAAAAAGGCGCGGATGGTGTGAGATTTCATCTCGCGATTGCCCAGCGAAATCACGTCCAGCAAACGCTGTGGCTGCGGCCGGTCATCGGCGTAATAATATTTGCCCGCGTACACCATCAGGCTCACATCCTCCGGGAACGCCCCAAGCTTCAGCGCATCAAAGGTCAGTTCGTACCAACCGGGCACCGGCGGATCGAAGTTGTCGTAGAAAAAAGAATAACTGTTGCCGTTATTGGCGCGCGTCCAGGAAAAGAGAATGCCGTCCTCGTAGGGCCGAGTGTAAATATTGTACGACTTGTGACTGTCCTTAAGCTTGCTCGTCACCCACACGCGTTCCGGCTCAAACCCCTTCGCCGGTAGGGCAAACTCCAGCAGATCATCCACCGCCGTGAAGTAGGCCGTGAGCATTTCCTTGGTCAACTGCACCCGCCGATCCGAATCAAAATTGCGTGTGCCGCGGTCTTCCGGAATCTCGCCGGTCAAATCCAGCTTCACCCCAAGCAAATCATTGGCCGAATTCACAAACTCATGCCGACTGATCCGCCGAAACGATTTGGGTGCTGACGCCTTCTGCCGCTGTGCCAGCCACTGCAGCATCAACTGTCGCTCCTCGGCCTTCGGCTGCTTCTTATTCGCCGGCGGCATCTTCGCCGTGATCAGGTTTTCAAACACCAACGCCCCGTCTGATCCGTCCCGCTCCAGAAGCTGGGTTAAATCCAAACCACCCTTTTTCGTCTCCCCATCGTGACAATCAAAACAGTACTGCTCAAAATGTTCCTGAGCCACCTCCGCAAAATCCCGCGGCGGCCGCTTGGCCTCGATGCCAAATGCCTCCGCACTCCACATCATCGCCCATGCGTACAAGGGGATGCAGAATCGCTTGCGAAGAAGTTTAATCATCGGGCTCATTTATACTCATGCGC from Limisphaerales bacterium encodes the following:
- a CDS encoding DUF1592 domain-containing protein; its protein translation is MIKLLRKRFCIPLYAWAMMWSAEAFGIEAKRPPRDFAEVAQEHFEQYCFDCHDGETKKGGLDLTQLLERDGSDGALVFENLITAKMPPANKKQPKAEERQLMLQWLAQRQKASAPKSFRRISRHEFVNSANDLLGVKLDLTGEIPEDRGTRNFDSDRRVQLTKEMLTAYFTAVDDLLEFALPAKGFEPERVWVTSKLKDSHKSYNIYTRPYEDGILFSWTRANNGNSYSFFYDNFDPPVPGWYELTFDALKLGAFPEDVSLMVYAGKYYYADDRPQPQRLLDVISLGNREMKSHTIRAFLRPDENVSVHCYSRHNFRQQNGKVGAYIKQLKARGPVHEQWPPQTYRDVFAGLPLQAPPREAVSAAVSQTKLKAIGGRITVSSFQKGMEKERMQDGSNRTFWHTRFKPTLAKPPHFVVLENPKGKSIDGLSYATWSGGNGNGQVKAYAIYVSDDGKSWGKPVLAGNLEIRLANEQPIVFPKPIAKRFIKFLITDAFTIDGRSLASIGKLDVMTALPQDDSTLAVSVVSESVDELKRVIRRFAERAFASSLTEAELAPYYAISLAAFREQGDFVAATRLGLKAVLGSHRFLMAPGEHANASYAKAAALSRVLWLSVPDAELLRLAKVDQLEGKTLAAQIDRLLQDPRSARMIHSFCDQWLNLREFNKVSPSLKLYPIYDDLLNRYLPKETEAYLNHLIQENLSVSHLIDSDFSFLNQRLAQHYGIDGVIGQQMRKVTFAPEVPRGGLLTMGSILKVTADGFETSPIRRGAWVSKTIAGNTLSPPPESVKAIEPDHGPAAATLREQIEQHKNNAACFACHKSIDPYGFALESFDATGQWRTQYRIKLPHRGTFQYRPKGYFKLTGNVDAAGEVGRAKFEDVFGLKKILLSKHRKVAYNFAKTFFEYANGYTPNLQQRLHLYAMIPAEADACGMKDLIRQVLVYSLEGEAE